In the Magnetospira sp. QH-2 genome, one interval contains:
- a CDS encoding terminase small subunit, whose translation MSSNLSPKQQRFVEEYLLDLNATQAAVRAGYSERTARQIGSENLSKPDIQQGIASHGGAP comes from the coding sequence ATGTCCTCGAACCTCTCCCCGAAACAGCAGCGCTTTGTCGAAGAATACCTCTTGGACCTGAATGCCACCCAGGCGGCAGTTCGGGCTGGCTATAGCGAGCGGACAGCCCGCCAGATTGGCTCAGAGAACCTGTCAAAACCGGATATCCAGCAAGGTATCGCAAGCCATGGAGGAGCGCCCTGA
- a CDS encoding glycine zipper family protein: MRPTLPILIAALALGACSTTAYDPPRVDMKTVKDPQALQKDMIECQSLAEMGTDGVGIMMSTTATLTAGSTVASGLFGSANYAAGTAGALGEGMLVGLIAGPIGAQFEETMYKNFLMTQCLQVRCHKVTGGKYPWGTPDGWCHSSYGGAVGIFSPDLKKECVAGRVKLIQAIADRCDDQSLVTYYADED; the protein is encoded by the coding sequence ATGCGCCCTACCCTACCCATTCTCATCGCAGCTTTGGCACTGGGTGCCTGTTCCACGACCGCCTACGATCCACCGCGCGTGGACATGAAGACCGTTAAAGATCCGCAGGCTTTGCAGAAGGACATGATCGAGTGTCAGAGCCTGGCCGAGATGGGCACAGACGGTGTGGGGATCATGATGTCCACCACAGCTACATTGACAGCCGGTAGCACCGTTGCAAGCGGACTGTTTGGTTCAGCCAACTATGCGGCAGGCACCGCTGGTGCGCTCGGCGAAGGCATGCTTGTTGGGTTGATTGCCGGGCCTATTGGTGCGCAGTTTGAGGAGACGATGTACAAGAACTTTCTTATGACCCAGTGCTTGCAGGTTCGTTGCCACAAGGTCACCGGTGGCAAGTACCCCTGGGGAACCCCTGACGGTTGGTGTCACAGCAGCTACGGCGGCGCCGTTGGAATATTCTCGCCCGATTTGAAGAAAGAATGCGTGGCAGGTCGGGTGAAACTCATCCAGGCCATTGCCGATCGCTGCGACGATCAGAGTCTGGTCACCTATTACGCCGATGAGGATTAG
- a CDS encoding recombinase family protein, with translation MSSTKMVTYFRVSTDRQGRSGLGLDAQRQAVTTYLGNGQWEVVGEFVEVESGRNNDRPRLADALAICRKKKATLVIAKLDRLSRNLAFTANLMEAGVDFVATDMPHANKTMLQMMAVFAEHEREMISKRTKEALAAAKQRGVKLGSPNPRKGSTIGNAVKSARADQFATNIHPIIGEIQSAGITTLRGIAAALDARGICAPRGGYWKPTSVRRVMLQKSLS, from the coding sequence ATGTCGAGCACCAAAATGGTCACCTATTTTCGGGTAAGCACTGACCGGCAGGGGCGTTCCGGCCTCGGGCTTGATGCCCAACGCCAGGCGGTGACCACCTATCTCGGCAATGGCCAGTGGGAGGTAGTCGGCGAGTTCGTTGAAGTTGAAAGCGGCCGAAATAATGACCGGCCACGGCTGGCCGATGCTCTTGCAATCTGCAGAAAGAAAAAGGCGACGCTGGTGATCGCGAAACTGGATCGCCTGTCTCGCAATCTTGCGTTCACCGCCAACTTGATGGAAGCGGGTGTTGATTTCGTCGCAACCGATATGCCCCATGCCAACAAGACGATGCTTCAAATGATGGCGGTATTCGCCGAACACGAGCGCGAGATGATCAGCAAGCGGACCAAAGAGGCATTGGCCGCCGCCAAGCAGCGAGGTGTGAAACTGGGAAGTCCGAACCCTCGAAAAGGTTCCACGATAGGCAATGCCGTCAAGAGCGCGCGGGCAGATCAGTTCGCCACGAACATCCACCCTATCATCGGCGAGATCCAGTCTGCCGGTATAACCACCCTGCGCGGGATTGCTGCGGCGCTTGATGCAAGGGGTATCTGCGCCCCTCGAGGCGGGTACTGGAAGCCCACCTCGGTCAGACGGGTCATGCTCCAGAAATCATTATCCTGA